In Candidatus Manganitrophaceae bacterium, one DNA window encodes the following:
- a CDS encoding STAS/SEC14 domain-containing protein — protein sequence MLKEIIFDDRRIIGMEFDGGITLQEIETFWDKIESMLEKEQKLRVYVEVKNFGVMEPKAWFKNIPKKIQHFSDFEMEAIVSDKYWLEILTKMSDKLFPSIKVKHFSFEEIDNAKAWITGTTD from the coding sequence ATGCTGAAAGAGATTATATTTGATGATCGAAGAATTATTGGGATGGAGTTCGATGGAGGGATCACCCTTCAGGAGATCGAAACATTCTGGGACAAGATCGAATCGATGCTTGAAAAAGAACAGAAATTGCGTGTCTATGTTGAAGTGAAAAACTTTGGCGTGATGGAACCGAAAGCCTGGTTTAAAAATATTCCCAAAAAGATACAGCACTTTTCAGACTTTGAAATGGAAGCCATTGTATCGGACAAATATTGGTTGGAAATATTGACGAAGATGAGCGATAAATTATTTCCCAGCATCAAAGTGAAACACTTCAGTTTCGAAGAAATTGATAATGCCAAGGCCTGGATTACGGGAACCACAGATTAA
- a CDS encoding VOC family protein gives MSIQLNHTIVPSHDRDKSAAFFSRILGLKNEGAGDHFVSVRVNDTLTFLFDQEEEFDSHHYAFKVSEKEFDEIFGRIQNEKILYGSRPSQREDMNIYEHDGGRGLYFCDVNGHVLEVLTVE, from the coding sequence ATGAGCATTCAATTAAACCATACCATCGTGCCGTCACATGACAGGGATAAATCGGCTGCATTTTTCTCAAGAATATTAGGGCTGAAGAATGAAGGGGCGGGCGACCATTTTGTTTCCGTTCGTGTGAATGATACCTTGACTTTTCTTTTTGATCAAGAAGAAGAATTTGATTCTCATCACTATGCCTTCAAGGTGAGCGAGAAAGAGTTTGATGAAATTTTTGGACGGATCCAAAACGAAAAGATCCTTTACGGAAGTAGACCGTCTCAACGCGAGGACATGAATATTTACGAGCATGATGGGGGACGTGGTCTCTATTTTTGTGACGTGAATGGACATGTTTTAGAGGTTCTTACAGTGGAATAA